The Candidatus Dependentiae bacterium genome includes a window with the following:
- a CDS encoding ankyrin repeat domain-containing protein, which yields MKKILLCIATLIISAFNLYGMEQKDVSRAFADALLVGINGIDDKEGFDKAVALLRDPNNKINLLTPPTIGNDNIWEMLLKSNRPGLIALAVTRFGDQLTDEELDEIKDYPASNVQSAVLKLLNERKKTGEEAVNEKVAGLLGGNRVAQLEAAQLITTGIVDPNYKYKNTTIFDSALTDNPIIMTALILKSLEPNRVRLNQQQIDKVKNTTTYSSSSSLQKAVAEWEKQNGKKIETGDQTDELLRLVQSGKDNEAKTILRDSKSKINFGEQNLLPLIASTGDFELLQLFLQKGKGQIPAAIIERALSYSKNNKPIIDALNAALGKPAKETPGELTFQQVIDKMSEALDNKNIIGALNRFKTFNAASVKEPIYAPVWSGAAFAASQLDPNDPNVLGTQKEQVELVGLLIDAAGKNFNEKLIDQQHGATIIHWAVAKANFPLLQTIISKLSDLISPIRMNVLVNKQDNAGATPLLIAASSYETAPSKKLDSVYENIYEFLVRNGAQDLALKTPDGKLLEKPSEVMERARVEKSKPQKKDATDQLVDAIDNREIGKAEAIFTMKPIIDFKRPIKGSANILQYAIASGDEMMVKLLIKFGAPIGDAELLVARKANNDAIYKYIEQMLEEKKPVVINNLEQALRVLGQRLTNLARVI from the coding sequence TTGAAGAAAATACTTTTATGTATTGCAACGCTTATTATAAGCGCTTTCAATTTATATGGAATGGAACAAAAAGATGTTAGTAGGGCATTCGCAGATGCGCTTCTTGTGGGTATTAATGGAATCGATGACAAAGAAGGATTCGACAAAGCCGTTGCCCTTCTGAGGGATCCAAATAATAAAATTAACCTTCTCACGCCACCAACAATTGGAAACGACAATATTTGGGAAATGTTGCTCAAGTCCAACAGGCCTGGTCTGATAGCTCTCGCAGTTACTCGCTTTGGCGACCAATTAACTGATGAGGAGCTGGATGAAATTAAAGATTATCCGGCGAGTAATGTTCAATCCGCCGTTTTAAAATTATTGAATGAAAGAAAAAAGACAGGCGAGGAGGCTGTAAACGAAAAAGTCGCAGGGTTGTTGGGTGGAAATAGAGTTGCTCAACTAGAGGCCGCTCAATTAATCACGACGGGAATTGTTGATCCAAATTATAAATATAAAAATACAACAATTTTTGATTCAGCGCTCACGGATAATCCTATAATAATGACGGCACTTATTCTAAAGTCTCTTGAGCCTAATCGGGTGCGGCTTAACCAGCAGCAAATCGATAAAGTAAAGAACACAACCACATATTCATCTTCTAGTTCTCTACAAAAAGCAGTTGCTGAATGGGAAAAACAAAATGGAAAAAAGATTGAAACAGGCGATCAAACTGATGAGCTTTTACGATTGGTTCAAAGTGGAAAAGATAACGAAGCAAAAACAATTTTGAGAGATTCCAAAAGCAAAATTAATTTCGGCGAGCAGAATTTGTTACCGTTAATCGCTTCGACGGGGGATTTTGAATTGTTGCAGTTGTTCCTACAAAAAGGCAAAGGCCAAATACCTGCGGCAATCATAGAACGGGCTCTAAGCTACTCAAAAAATAATAAGCCAATAATTGACGCGCTCAATGCGGCACTTGGTAAGCCTGCTAAAGAAACGCCAGGCGAACTTACTTTCCAACAAGTTATAGATAAAATGAGTGAAGCTTTAGACAATAAAAATATTATAGGCGCGCTTAATCGTTTTAAAACATTTAATGCCGCTTCGGTCAAAGAACCTATTTATGCGCCAGTTTGGTCGGGCGCTGCGTTTGCTGCCTCTCAGCTTGATCCAAACGATCCGAATGTTTTGGGTACACAAAAAGAACAAGTTGAGTTGGTTGGACTATTAATAGACGCTGCGGGTAAGAATTTCAACGAGAAATTAATTGATCAGCAACATGGTGCTACTATTATTCATTGGGCTGTTGCCAAAGCAAATTTTCCTCTCTTGCAAACTATAATCTCCAAATTAAGTGACTTAATTAGCCCAATCAGAATGAACGTACTCGTTAATAAGCAGGATAATGCTGGAGCGACCCCGCTTTTAATCGCAGCAAGCTCTTATGAAACCGCACCAAGTAAAAAATTAGACTCGGTGTATGAAAATATATACGAATTTTTGGTTAGAAATGGGGCGCAAGATCTTGCCTTAAAAACGCCAGACGGTAAGCTTCTGGAAAAACCAAGCGAAGTAATGGAACGCGCTAGAGTCGAAAAAAGCAAGCCGCAGAAAAAAGATGCTACTGACCAGTTGGTTGATGCGATTGATAATAGAGAGATTGGTAAAGCAGAAGCAATATTTACCATGAAGCCTATTATTGATTTCAAGCGTCCTATTAAAGGCTCCGCCAATATTCTTCAGTATGCAATTGCGAGCGGTGATGAAATGATGGTTAAACTATTAATAAAATTTGGCGCTCCTATCGGTGATGCTGAGTTGTTGGTAGCGCGTAAAGCCAACAATGATGCCATCTACAAATATATCGAGCAGATGCTCGAAGAAAAAAAGCCGGTTGTGATAAACAATCTCGAACAAGCACTTAGAGTGCTGGGCCAACGCTTAACAAATCTAGCGCGAGTTATTTAA
- a CDS encoding ankyrin repeat domain-containing protein — protein sequence MKIQLIIFLIFSHLSLNAMGPHYEVLDTLRAIVSDIAPAQGAEKNYDAAFKELQKLGDEKIISGISSSRLYPSLDGIQVNLKTLNLMQDIGQIPNIAKVILELSKEKLPNEKINFLLEFFIKANAPIGRDSFGRGPVHYAILNSNEQLLDVLLNISPEVLSYLTPKLTKKQLIDSADNRLEAPLMYAARGIKKPDGSLDVAGTLRIIEKLIAAGARVNEKNDDGKTAYELASKVIINQADVPEWNEVLQLLSVPLEKGTSFQEFVKFEKAIQDGNWIVARALYEQFPDLLEKAVFLAPQNQKELVKSFIASTPARVIEIADPESANYQAAVRLFKNILTEQKNQLGLAFIDQQNAEGKTLLMMAIENGKADIIDILLDAGARTDLLDKNGRTPLILATLIADKSNDKKLRALALEILEKIAARSKQLLTKVDAYDKAPFDYALENDDAQIVEILVKNGLNATATMLSEAAHKKKKNIALYLSMLLGKNAPAQKDLGLKDSLDQLALSLQALAQKL from the coding sequence ATGAAAATACAGTTGATTATCTTTTTAATATTTTCGCATCTTTCGCTTAATGCGATGGGGCCCCATTATGAGGTGTTAGATACTCTGCGGGCGATAGTTAGTGATATTGCCCCAGCGCAAGGAGCTGAGAAAAATTATGATGCTGCATTTAAGGAATTGCAAAAACTGGGTGATGAAAAAATAATTAGTGGCATTAGTAGTTCGCGGTTGTATCCTTCTCTTGACGGCATTCAAGTGAATTTAAAAACACTTAATCTGATGCAAGACATTGGCCAAATACCTAATATCGCCAAAGTGATTTTGGAGCTTTCAAAAGAAAAATTGCCAAACGAAAAGATAAACTTTTTGCTCGAATTTTTTATTAAAGCTAATGCCCCTATTGGGCGCGATAGTTTCGGGCGGGGACCAGTTCATTATGCAATTTTGAATAGTAATGAACAGCTATTGGATGTTTTACTCAATATTTCCCCAGAAGTGCTTAGTTATTTAACACCAAAATTAACCAAAAAACAATTAATTGATAGCGCAGACAATCGTTTAGAAGCGCCATTGATGTACGCAGCAAGAGGGATTAAAAAACCTGATGGTTCTTTGGACGTTGCAGGCACCTTAAGAATAATTGAAAAACTCATCGCTGCGGGTGCCAGGGTGAACGAAAAAAATGATGACGGTAAAACTGCTTATGAATTGGCAAGCAAAGTAATCATTAATCAAGCAGATGTCCCAGAATGGAACGAAGTACTTCAGCTTCTGAGTGTGCCGCTTGAAAAGGGAACTTCATTTCAAGAATTCGTTAAGTTTGAAAAAGCTATTCAAGATGGAAACTGGATCGTTGCTCGCGCGCTGTATGAACAATTTCCTGATCTGCTAGAAAAAGCGGTTTTTTTGGCTCCGCAGAATCAAAAAGAATTGGTAAAAAGTTTTATCGCTTCGACTCCAGCAAGAGTCATTGAAATTGCTGATCCAGAATCTGCTAATTATCAAGCGGCCGTGCGTCTTTTCAAAAATATTTTGACAGAGCAAAAAAATCAGTTGGGCCTCGCTTTTATCGATCAGCAAAATGCCGAGGGAAAAACATTATTAATGATGGCGATAGAAAATGGGAAAGCAGATATTATTGATATTCTTTTGGATGCCGGCGCCCGTACTGATTTGCTCGATAAAAATGGTAGAACGCCACTTATTTTAGCAACTTTGATTGCAGATAAAAGCAATGATAAGAAACTTCGTGCACTTGCTTTAGAGATTCTTGAAAAGATAGCAGCACGTTCAAAACAATTGCTTACAAAAGTTGATGCATATGATAAAGCTCCATTTGATTATGCGCTTGAAAATGATGATGCCCAAATCGTAGAAATACTGGTAAAAAATGGTTTGAATGCAACTGCCACAATGCTTAGTGAAGCAGCTCATAAGAAAAAGAAAAATATAGCATTATATTTAAGTATGTTATTAGGCAAAAACGCGCCAGCTCAAAAAGATTTGGGATTAAAAGATTCGCTTGATCAACTCGCTTTATCGCTCCAGGCATTAGCGCAGAAATTATAA
- a CDS encoding GDP-L-fucose synthase, which produces MHLNEKIYIAGHEGLVGSAIVRLLKARGFQHLITRTKDELDLRAQKDVNNFFLEKKPDFVFLAAALVGGIKANNDYPASFLYDNLMIQANVMHAAHLSGVKKLLFLGSSCIYPRMCEQPIKEKYLMTGPLEMTNEAYAIAKISGIKLAQAYRQQYGSNFICAMPTNLYGPGDTFDKERSHVIPALILKIHEAKEKNIPSIPLWGTGNALREFLHADDLAAALFILMEHYNESEIINIGSGQEVSVLALSQMISEIINYRGSILFNNAESDGTPRKILDSSRIGTLGWQAKINLRKGLEQAYEWYLENKKGTATWFDTISYRVRNHSPRAD; this is translated from the coding sequence ATGCATTTGAATGAAAAAATATATATAGCGGGCCACGAAGGGCTTGTTGGTTCGGCGATAGTTCGTTTGCTTAAAGCTCGTGGCTTCCAGCATCTTATTACTCGTACAAAAGATGAACTCGATTTGCGGGCTCAAAAAGATGTAAATAATTTTTTTCTAGAAAAAAAACCGGATTTTGTTTTTCTCGCTGCTGCACTCGTTGGCGGCATTAAAGCAAATAATGATTATCCTGCTTCATTTCTTTACGACAATTTGATGATTCAAGCAAATGTAATGCATGCAGCCCATCTGAGTGGGGTGAAAAAACTTTTATTTTTGGGATCTTCATGCATTTATCCAAGAATGTGTGAACAACCAATAAAAGAAAAATATTTAATGACCGGCCCGCTTGAGATGACAAATGAAGCGTATGCAATTGCAAAGATTTCAGGAATAAAGCTTGCGCAAGCATATCGGCAACAGTATGGCTCAAATTTTATTTGCGCAATGCCCACTAATTTATACGGGCCCGGAGATACCTTTGATAAAGAACGATCTCATGTTATCCCGGCGCTCATTTTAAAAATCCATGAGGCTAAAGAGAAAAATATTCCCTCAATACCACTTTGGGGAACGGGGAATGCTTTGCGAGAATTTTTGCATGCTGATGATCTGGCAGCGGCTCTTTTTATACTTATGGAACACTACAATGAATCTGAAATAATCAATATTGGAAGTGGGCAAGAAGTATCAGTTTTAGCGTTGTCTCAGATGATTTCTGAAATTATTAATTACCGTGGGTCGATCTTATTTAATAATGCTGAATCGGACGGTACTCCGCGTAAAATCCTAGATAGTTCTCGCATTGGTACTTTGGGTTGGCAAGCGAAAATTAATTTAAGAAAAGGGTTAGAGCAAGCGTATGAATGGTATTTGGAAAATAAAAAAGGAACTGCCACATGGTTCGATACAATTTCTTACAGGGTTCGAAATCACTCACCACGAGCGGATTAA
- the tsaB gene encoding tRNA (adenosine(37)-N6)-threonylcarbamoyltransferase complex dimerization subunit type 1 TsaB yields MMRLASSISNKSVKTENRMSLFFLAVQATYTSLEVGIYLDQQQLAIKQLEKTSSNLLIDTIDALLKEHDLLLANLPFIAINLGPAPFTSLRVALATMNGIAFSSGIKLVGVDGLRTFAQAQSSSSFPANAFLLNAFNNDVYYAIELPDTNLEIGCAPIDDVLSRIAKKGAQSWRFMGNGALLFKEKIDSQFKGSTIETEPMYPSLQSIARQAFFSWQRKEFIIEQALPLYLKEAQYKKAL; encoded by the coding sequence ATGATGCGTTTAGCATCTTCCATCAGCAACAAAAGTGTAAAAACCGAAAATAGAATGAGTTTATTTTTCTTAGCCGTGCAAGCTACGTACACCTCACTCGAGGTTGGAATTTATCTCGATCAGCAACAGCTTGCAATTAAACAGCTTGAAAAAACTTCAAGCAACTTATTAATTGATACTATTGATGCACTTCTTAAAGAGCACGATCTTTTACTAGCAAACCTCCCGTTTATTGCAATAAATCTGGGCCCGGCCCCCTTTACTTCACTGCGTGTTGCCCTTGCAACCATGAATGGCATCGCTTTCAGTTCCGGCATTAAACTTGTAGGCGTCGATGGTTTGCGCACCTTCGCGCAAGCACAAAGCTCTTCAAGTTTTCCAGCAAATGCGTTTTTATTAAATGCGTTTAATAACGATGTTTATTATGCGATTGAACTGCCAGATACAAATTTAGAAATTGGATGCGCTCCAATAGACGATGTTTTATCACGAATCGCAAAAAAAGGTGCGCAAAGCTGGCGCTTTATGGGTAACGGCGCGTTACTTTTTAAAGAAAAAATCGATTCACAGTTTAAAGGAAGCACGATCGAAACAGAACCAATGTATCCCTCATTGCAATCTATTGCTCGCCAAGCGTTTTTTTCATGGCAAAGAAAAGAATTCATCATCGAACAAGCACTCCCACTTTATTTAAAAGAAGCTCAGTACAAAAAAGCTCTCTAA
- the ruvX gene encoding Holliday junction resolvase RuvX, with translation MKLLALDLGDQWTGIAISDSLLYTAKPDQAVATTALNKTLIQIIAKESIKTIIIGLPITLRARESEQTTKVRVMKEKLEKTFPEISFILWDERLTSKQAAELKPVRNKEEKLHRHAIAAAFILQSYLDYLQYQKNI, from the coding sequence ATGAAATTACTAGCTCTTGATCTTGGCGACCAATGGACTGGCATCGCTATTTCCGATTCTCTTTTATACACGGCAAAGCCAGATCAGGCTGTTGCTACCACTGCATTAAATAAGACACTCATCCAAATAATTGCAAAAGAATCTATTAAAACAATTATTATTGGGCTACCGATAACGCTCAGAGCGCGAGAAAGTGAGCAAACGACTAAAGTGCGTGTAATGAAAGAAAAATTGGAAAAAACGTTTCCTGAGATAAGTTTTATCTTATGGGACGAACGATTAACGAGCAAACAGGCAGCAGAACTAAAACCAGTTCGCAATAAAGAAGAAAAACTACATCGGCACGCAATCGCCGCAGCGTTTATTTTGCAGTCCTATCTCGATTATTTGCAATACCAGAAAAATATATAA
- a CDS encoding triosephosphate isomerase: MKQNAARIVVANWKMYLSYNEAKDRIEKNADTLQELSDFVNCKTVICPSAESLAVIHSALQKTNLLLGAQTCSSFTSGAYTGQISARSLAEIGCSYCIIAHSEERARTHENDQLLQNKIEQAIANNLIPIFCIGETKEQFNAGSVHDILEHQLRPVLAALQKIEAGKTIYIAYEPVWAIGTGKIPQADYIQTVFERLDAFFVSLSAQYAIGFLYGGSVDEGNAGKFWKIALLRGLLIGKASTDFQTLKKIVLSSVE; the protein is encoded by the coding sequence ATGAAGCAGAATGCTGCGCGGATTGTTGTCGCAAATTGGAAAATGTATCTTTCATATAATGAAGCTAAAGATCGAATAGAAAAAAATGCGGACACTTTGCAGGAATTATCTGATTTCGTTAATTGCAAAACGGTTATTTGTCCTTCTGCAGAAAGTTTAGCTGTTATACATTCAGCGCTCCAAAAAACAAATCTACTTCTTGGGGCACAAACATGCTCTTCATTTACTTCCGGTGCGTATACTGGCCAAATTTCGGCACGTTCACTCGCAGAAATTGGATGCAGCTATTGTATTATAGCGCACAGCGAAGAAAGGGCGCGAACGCACGAAAACGATCAACTCCTGCAGAATAAAATTGAGCAAGCGATTGCCAATAATCTGATACCGATTTTTTGCATTGGCGAAACCAAAGAGCAGTTTAATGCAGGATCGGTGCACGATATTCTTGAGCATCAATTACGCCCTGTTTTGGCCGCGCTGCAAAAGATAGAAGCCGGAAAAACCATCTATATTGCTTATGAACCAGTTTGGGCGATAGGTACCGGAAAAATCCCGCAAGCAGATTATATTCAAACTGTTTTTGAGCGTTTAGATGCTTTTTTTGTTTCTTTGTCAGCCCAGTATGCAATTGGCTTTTTGTATGGCGGGAGCGTTGATGAAGGAAATGCTGGCAAGTTCTGGAAAATCGCATTGTTGCGGGGACTCCTTATTGGTAAAGCGAGTACCGATTTTCAAACGCTCAAAAAAATAGTATTATCGTCTGTAGAATAA
- the secG gene encoding preprotein translocase subunit SecG — protein sequence MIFGLLVSLYIVCCLFLMLLVLIQKGKGSMGLGNLGGGTQLLFGGSGGQDMFQKMTWVLGAIFMGGSLFLSLYKASEIRSARYLTGAQSVTWQQPSL from the coding sequence ATGATTTTTGGTTTGCTCGTTTCCCTTTACATTGTTTGTTGCCTATTTTTAATGCTTTTGGTTCTCATACAAAAGGGCAAGGGCAGCATGGGTCTTGGTAACTTGGGCGGCGGTACACAACTTCTTTTTGGTGGTTCTGGCGGCCAAGATATGTTTCAAAAAATGACCTGGGTGCTTGGTGCGATTTTCATGGGCGGCTCACTTTTCCTCTCGCTTTACAAAGCAAGTGAAATTCGCTCAGCCCGCTATTTGACCGGTGCACAATCGGTAACTTGGCAGCAACCATCGTTATAA
- a CDS encoding ATP-binding cassette domain-containing protein, with protein MIEIKNLRKEFDGRLITRGVNLKIPDHQMTVIIGRSGEGKSVLLKQIIGLIAPTSGAIVVDGRDITQIDGEQLESVFKEFGYVFQFAALLDSLNVFENIGISLLEAGIPVEQVLPIVREKLGLVNLPQDVLYKYPSELSGGMKKRVGLARTLIMQPKVILYDEPTTGLDPVTSRVIHELMYDMQCRLSITSIVISHDVEIFKFADNVALLHEGEIRYFGDAKTIWDCDNPYVYQFIRGLSLGPIATEIPGANQNED; from the coding sequence GTGATTGAAATTAAAAACTTGCGCAAAGAATTTGACGGTCGCCTCATTACGCGCGGCGTTAATTTAAAAATTCCAGATCATCAAATGACTGTTATTATTGGTCGCTCAGGCGAAGGCAAATCGGTTCTGCTTAAGCAAATTATTGGGTTGATCGCACCCACTTCCGGCGCAATTGTTGTTGATGGGCGGGATATTACACAAATTGATGGTGAACAATTAGAGTCGGTTTTTAAAGAGTTTGGGTACGTTTTTCAGTTTGCAGCATTGCTTGATTCGTTGAACGTTTTTGAAAACATCGGCATTTCATTGCTTGAAGCGGGAATTCCGGTTGAACAGGTGTTGCCGATTGTTCGAGAAAAATTAGGGTTGGTTAATTTGCCCCAAGATGTACTTTATAAATATCCTTCAGAGCTTTCTGGCGGTATGAAAAAGCGTGTTGGTTTGGCCCGCACCCTTATAATGCAACCAAAAGTAATTCTTTATGACGAACCAACTACTGGGCTTGATCCTGTTACTTCACGCGTTATTCATGAACTGATGTACGATATGCAATGCCGCCTTTCTATTACTTCGATCGTTATTTCGCACGATGTGGAAATATTTAAATTTGCGGATAACGTTGCACTCTTGCATGAAGGCGAGATTCGTTATTTTGGAGACGCAAAAACAATTTGGGATTGTGATAATCCCTATGTTTATCAATTCATTCGCGGGCTCTCTTTGGGGCCGATCGCCACTGAAATTCCCGGCGCTAACCAAAATGAAGATTGA
- a CDS encoding ABC transporter permease — translation MAFIKVVDDIGRYVLNVCNRFGSFIIFFAVCAKTLFTTRLRIGKTFAQMQTIGVDSLSIVVLTGTFGGAVIAFQTYIGFKRFGGQEFMGPIVALSLSRELAPVLTGLMVTGRAGSAIAAEIGTMRITEQIDALRTLCINTWQYLVVPRIVASTLMLPFLTLFAFVFGTLGGYAIAVYVLGLNGDQYLNGIARHLQLQDIVKGLFKSSIFGLILAWVGAYKGYNTKGGARGVGRATTQSVVVASIMILIANYFLTAFLF, via the coding sequence ATGGCCTTTATAAAGGTAGTTGACGATATTGGCCGGTACGTGCTCAATGTTTGCAATCGATTTGGTTCGTTTATTATTTTTTTTGCTGTGTGCGCAAAAACATTATTTACTACGCGCCTGAGGATTGGAAAAACGTTTGCCCAAATGCAAACGATCGGCGTGGATTCGCTTAGCATTGTCGTCCTTACGGGAACGTTTGGCGGTGCGGTAATCGCATTCCAAACCTATATTGGATTTAAACGATTTGGCGGCCAGGAGTTTATGGGGCCGATCGTTGCACTTTCTCTTTCAAGAGAACTTGCGCCGGTGCTTACCGGATTAATGGTAACCGGCAGAGCCGGTTCTGCTATCGCTGCAGAAATTGGCACCATGCGGATTACGGAACAAATTGACGCACTTCGTACTCTATGCATTAACACGTGGCAATATTTAGTGGTGCCCCGCATTGTTGCAAGCACTCTGATGCTCCCGTTTCTTACGCTGTTTGCTTTTGTGTTTGGTACATTGGGCGGCTATGCAATTGCGGTGTATGTGCTGGGACTCAATGGGGATCAATACTTGAACGGTATTGCGCGGCATTTGCAACTGCAAGATATTGTAAAAGGGCTATTTAAATCGAGTATCTTTGGACTCATTCTTGCATGGGTTGGTGCATACAAAGGGTATAATACAAAAGGCGGAGCGCGAGGCGTTGGCCGCGCAACGACACAAAGTGTGGTTGTCGCATCGATAATGATTTTGATTGCAAACTATTTCTTGACCGCATTTTTATTTTGA
- a CDS encoding sodium:alanine symporter family protein, with translation MDINSSIAYINDYLWNWPLIFFIFFAATTITVACRFVQFRHFFTAWRLTLKREMNRSKGDMTPLEALFNALSISTGNGSIAGMATAVASGGPGAALWVFIFGFLGMGLRFAEVFLGSYFKPEHQADLTVGGPMIYLQRLPLGHFFSRMYAFLLLFLGLAASAGMQSNSMCVGCVYLFGVPAWLVGLVLFGFALYVITGGAERIVNIVDAVVPFKVLAFFSTALVIIVYHYDKLLPALSLIIRSGFSSAAIAGGAAGFGVQQAMRYGFSRSINASEAGLGSAAVFFGGTNIAEPRKNGILSMLSVFMSANLVCFLVALIIVMTGVVNSGQTGLALTIAAYETVFGSLGGLIVTILSLVFGLGVMISYAYVSLSCWLFVTNGRFERVFKILFPLSAFFGAISKVELVWNLSDLVNAGLLVINISGILCLLPIIAKEMRKSTH, from the coding sequence GTGGATATCAATAGCAGTATAGCATATATCAACGATTATTTATGGAATTGGCCGCTCATATTTTTTATTTTTTTTGCGGCTACAACCATAACGGTAGCTTGCCGGTTTGTTCAATTCAGGCATTTCTTTACCGCCTGGCGCCTCACTCTCAAGCGAGAAATGAACCGCAGTAAGGGCGATATGACCCCGCTTGAAGCACTTTTTAATGCACTCAGCATTAGTACCGGAAATGGGAGTATTGCCGGAATGGCCACGGCGGTCGCTTCTGGCGGCCCGGGCGCTGCATTATGGGTTTTTATTTTTGGCTTTTTAGGAATGGGGCTACGATTTGCGGAAGTTTTTTTAGGTTCTTATTTTAAACCTGAGCATCAAGCAGATTTAACAGTCGGTGGCCCGATGATCTATTTACAGCGGCTTCCATTAGGGCATTTTTTTTCGCGTATGTATGCATTTTTGCTCCTTTTTCTTGGCCTTGCAGCAAGCGCTGGCATGCAATCAAATTCGATGTGCGTGGGATGCGTTTATCTTTTTGGTGTTCCGGCTTGGTTGGTAGGCTTAGTTTTATTCGGCTTCGCGCTTTATGTAATTACCGGTGGCGCGGAGCGCATTGTTAACATCGTCGATGCGGTGGTTCCTTTTAAAGTGTTGGCTTTCTTTAGCACGGCGCTTGTGATTATTGTTTATCATTATGATAAATTACTGCCGGCTCTTTCGCTTATTATTCGATCTGGATTCAGTTCAGCGGCCATTGCGGGAGGAGCTGCCGGATTTGGTGTGCAGCAAGCGATGCGGTACGGTTTTTCTCGTTCGATTAACGCCTCAGAAGCGGGCCTGGGTTCTGCTGCGGTATTTTTTGGCGGCACCAACATTGCCGAGCCAAGAAAAAACGGTATTTTATCTATGCTCAGTGTTTTCATGAGCGCAAATCTTGTATGCTTTTTGGTAGCTTTAATTATTGTAATGACCGGTGTCGTTAACTCTGGCCAAACAGGATTGGCGCTCACTATCGCTGCGTATGAAACAGTTTTTGGATCTTTGGGCGGATTAATTGTTACGATTCTATCGCTTGTTTTTGGGCTTGGTGTGATGATTTCATATGCGTATGTTTCTCTTTCTTGTTGGTTATTTGTTACCAACGGTAGATTTGAACGCGTTTTTAAAATTCTTTTTCCACTTTCCGCATTTTTCGGTGCGATTAGTAAGGTCGAATTAGTATGGAATTTGAGCGACCTGGTAAATGCCGGATTATTGGTGATTAATATTTCGGGAATTTTGTGTTTATTGCCGATTATTGCAAAAGAGATGCGAAAATCCACCCATTAA